From the Lathyrus oleraceus cultivar Zhongwan6 chromosome 4, CAAS_Psat_ZW6_1.0, whole genome shotgun sequence genome, one window contains:
- the LOC127074670 gene encoding mitochondrial uncoupling protein 1-like isoform X2, protein MKVLMLQGIQLVHLWRYHTFAMIMSVLRPLEVMFLCLYGGLRIGLYEPVKNLYVGKDHVGDAPLVKKILAALTTGAAVAIAVANPTDLVKVRLQAEGKFPPGVPRCYTGSLNAYSTIVKQEGVRTLWTGIGPNVARNAIINAAELASYDQVKETILKIPGFTDNVVTHLLWAGFFAVCIGSPVDVVKSRMTGDPSYKSTIGCFVKTLKNDVPHLCYDHVSLEALRGICHRLSFIRYNILPSYILTKWGSRT, encoded by the exons atgaaggtgttgatgctgcagggcatacaattggtacatctttggag GTACCACACCTTTGCTATGATCATGTCAGTCTTGAGGCCCTTAGAGGTAATGTTCTTATGTTTGTATGGAGGTTTAAGAATTGGGTTATACGAGCCT GTTAAGAATTTGTATGTTGGGAAAGACCATGTTGGAGATGCTCCATTGGTGAAAAAAATTCTCGCTGCATTAACAACTG GTGCTGCTGTAGCAATTGCAGTGGCAAATCCTACCGATCTTGTCAAAGTTAGACTTCAAGCAGAAGGAAAATTCCCTCCTGGCGTGCCAAGGTGCTACACTGGATCATTGAATGCTTATTCAACAATTGTGAAACAG GAGGGAGTCAGAACACTTTGGACTGGCATTGGCCCCAATGTCGCAAGAAATGCTATCATTAATGCTGCTGAGCTAGCCAGTTATGATCAAGTGAAAGAG ACCATTTTGAAAATTCCAGGCTTCACCGATAACGTTGTTACACATCTTCTTTGGGCGGGTTTTTTTGCAGTGTGTATTGGCTCCCCAGTTGACGTG GTGAAGTCAAGAATGACGGGAGATCCTAGTTACAAAAGCACCATTGGTTGTTTCGTCAAAACATTAAAAAATGAT GTACCACACCTTTGCTATGATCATGTCAGTCTTGAGGCCCTTAGAG GGATTTGTCATCGTCTCAGTTTTATTCGATACAACATCTTGCCCTCATACATCCTAACAAAATGGGGTAGCCGGACGTAA
- the LOC127074670 gene encoding mitochondrial uncoupling protein 1-like isoform X3 gives MIMSVLRPLEVMFLCLYGGLRIGLYEPVKNLYVGKDHVGDAPLVKKILAALTTGAAVAIAVANPTDLVKVRLQAEGKFPPGVPRCYTGSLNAYSTIVKQEGVRTLWTGIGPNVARNAIINAAELASYDQVKETILKIPGFTDNVVTHLLWAGFFAVCIGSPVDVVKSRMTGDPSYKSTIGCFVKTLKNDVPHLCYDHVSLEALRGICHRLSFIRYNILPSYILTKWGSRT, from the exons ATGATCATGTCAGTCTTGAGGCCCTTAGAGGTAATGTTCTTATGTTTGTATGGAGGTTTAAGAATTGGGTTATACGAGCCT GTTAAGAATTTGTATGTTGGGAAAGACCATGTTGGAGATGCTCCATTGGTGAAAAAAATTCTCGCTGCATTAACAACTG GTGCTGCTGTAGCAATTGCAGTGGCAAATCCTACCGATCTTGTCAAAGTTAGACTTCAAGCAGAAGGAAAATTCCCTCCTGGCGTGCCAAGGTGCTACACTGGATCATTGAATGCTTATTCAACAATTGTGAAACAG GAGGGAGTCAGAACACTTTGGACTGGCATTGGCCCCAATGTCGCAAGAAATGCTATCATTAATGCTGCTGAGCTAGCCAGTTATGATCAAGTGAAAGAG ACCATTTTGAAAATTCCAGGCTTCACCGATAACGTTGTTACACATCTTCTTTGGGCGGGTTTTTTTGCAGTGTGTATTGGCTCCCCAGTTGACGTG GTGAAGTCAAGAATGACGGGAGATCCTAGTTACAAAAGCACCATTGGTTGTTTCGTCAAAACATTAAAAAATGAT GTACCACACCTTTGCTATGATCATGTCAGTCTTGAGGCCCTTAGAG GGATTTGTCATCGTCTCAGTTTTATTCGATACAACATCTTGCCCTCATACATCCTAACAAAATGGGGTAGCCGGACGTAA
- the LOC127074674 gene encoding uncharacterized protein LOC127074674, with product MSRIKLLQTCWSPPSSFLTLHFLPIPILSPQFLKVFGRNNMGSKAPSWSDQWGNGGLGSDEYEDDVMVKKNNKSNGSGKMEDAKAMASVSMGKAKTVAIVGADKAKSAAVVGAQKVKSGTSAGFKWIKNQCQKKK from the exons ATGAGTAGGATCAAACTCCTTCAG ACTTGTTGGTCACCACCATCTTCCTTCCTTACATTACACTTCCTTCCAATCCCCATCCTCTCTCCTCAATTTCTCAAG GTTTTTGGAAGAAACAACATGGGTAGCAAGGCACCAAGTTGGTCTGACCAATGGGGAAATGGTGGGCTTGGCAGCGACGAGTATGAGGACGATGTGATGGTGAAGAAGAATAATAAGAGCAACGGAAGTGGCAAGATGGAAGATGCAAAAGCTATGGCGTCGGTTAGTATGGGCAAAGCGAAAACAGTTGCAATCGTCGGTGCTGACAAAGCTAAGTCAGCTGCTGTGGTAGGTGCTCAGAAGGTGAAGAGTGGAACCTCTGCCGGATTCAAATGGATCAAGAATCAGTGTCAGAAAAAGAAGTAA